The Opitutales bacterium ASA1 genome window below encodes:
- the recR gene encoding recombination mediator RecR, with protein sequence MTPAFDNLVQRLRKLPGIGFRSAERIALHLLVEKPDSLGELEQSLARASASVRRCARCGSLAEEELCAVCQDENRDGSRICVVEHVPDLVAIERSGSFRGVYHVLHGKLSPIRGVGPGELNTDTLLARVAAGGVAEVVLALSNDVEGEATCHFLSDRIAAHGVAITRIGFGLPSGGGVLFADSYTLKSALEGRRPYL encoded by the coding sequence TTGACACCCGCCTTCGACAATCTCGTCCAGCGGTTGCGCAAGCTCCCCGGTATCGGGTTTCGCTCGGCCGAGCGGATCGCGCTGCATCTGCTCGTCGAGAAACCGGACAGCCTCGGCGAGTTGGAACAATCCCTCGCGCGCGCGTCTGCCTCGGTGCGTCGCTGTGCGCGTTGCGGGAGTTTGGCCGAAGAGGAACTCTGCGCGGTGTGTCAGGACGAGAACCGCGATGGGTCGCGCATCTGTGTCGTGGAGCACGTCCCGGATCTCGTCGCGATCGAACGCTCGGGTTCGTTCCGAGGCGTGTACCACGTGCTGCACGGGAAGCTCTCTCCGATCCGCGGAGTCGGTCCGGGGGAGTTGAACACCGACACGCTGCTCGCACGCGTCGCAGCGGGTGGCGTCGCGGAGGTCGTGCTCGCGCTCTCGAACGACGTGGAGGGCGAAGCGACGTGTCATTTTCTGAGCGATCGGATCGCGGCGCACGGGGTCGCGATCACGCGCATCGGTTTCGGGCTGCCGAGCGGCGGGGGGGTGTTGTTCGCGGACTCCTACACGCTGAAGAGCGCGCTCGAGGGGCGACGCCCGTATTTGTGA